Proteins encoded together in one Paracoccus sp. SMMA_5_TC window:
- a CDS encoding DNA adenine methylase — protein sequence MLTSIPPTAPVAPWLGGKRNLAKRICSIIDATPCVTYAEPFVGMGGIFLRRQARPRAEVINDRGRDIANLFRILQRHYPQFLDCLRFQLTTRAEFERLVKVDPDTLTDLERAARFLYLQRTAFGGKVSGRNFGVDRARPGRFNLSTLEPMLEDLHSRLAGVVIECLDWSAFIPRYDSADTLFYLDPPYWGCEDDYGKAMFARADFQHLAEMLAGIKGRFILSLNDVPEVRETFAAFDLVEVRTTYTISGKRNDQPGGRAELLISNFV from the coding sequence GTGCTCACCTCCATCCCCCCGACCGCGCCTGTCGCCCCCTGGCTGGGCGGCAAGCGCAATCTCGCCAAGCGCATCTGCTCCATCATCGACGCCACGCCCTGCGTGACCTATGCCGAGCCCTTCGTGGGCATGGGCGGCATCTTCCTGCGCCGCCAGGCGCGGCCCAGGGCCGAGGTGATCAACGACCGCGGCCGCGACATCGCCAACCTGTTCCGTATCCTGCAACGCCACTATCCGCAGTTCCTGGACTGCCTGCGGTTTCAGCTGACCACGCGGGCGGAATTCGAACGCCTGGTCAAGGTCGATCCTGACACCCTGACCGATCTGGAACGCGCGGCCCGGTTCCTCTACCTCCAGCGCACGGCCTTCGGCGGCAAGGTCTCGGGTCGCAACTTCGGCGTCGATCGGGCGCGGCCGGGCCGGTTCAACCTGTCCACGCTGGAACCGATGCTCGAGGATCTGCACAGCCGCCTCGCCGGTGTGGTCATCGAATGCCTGGACTGGTCCGCATTCATCCCGCGCTATGACAGCGCCGACACGCTCTTCTATCTCGATCCGCCCTATTGGGGCTGCGAGGACGATTACGGCAAGGCGATGTTCGCGCGCGCCGATTTCCAGCACCTGGCCGAGATGTTGGCGGGGATCAAAGGGCGGTTCATCCTGTCGCTGAACGATGTTCCCGAGGTGCGCGAAACCTTCGCTGCCTTCGACCTGGTCGAGGTCCGCACCACATACACCATCAGTGGCAAGCGCAACGATCAGCCGGGTGGCCGGGCCGAGCTGCTGATCTCGAACTTCGTGTAG
- the arsH gene encoding arsenical resistance protein ArsH — translation MDDLRSDTPNIDPALLPGIDRDRLLAPTPAGHAPRILILYGSLRSRSYSRLAAEEAARILTYLGAEVRFFHPSGLPLVDDSVDASHPKVRELRDLVAWAEGMVWSSPERHGAMTGLMKTQIDWIPLSEGAVRPTQGKTLAVMQVSGGSQSFNAVNQMRVLGRWMRMLTIPNQSSIPKAYQEFDEAGRMRPSALYDRIVDVMEELVKFTLLTRDRSDYLVDRYSERKESAQALMRRVSLSAAT, via the coding sequence GTGGATGACCTGCGCAGCGATACCCCGAACATCGACCCTGCCCTGCTGCCCGGTATCGACCGCGACCGGCTGCTGGCGCCGACACCTGCCGGCCACGCCCCGCGCATCCTGATCCTTTACGGGTCTCTGCGCAGCCGCAGCTATTCGCGCCTGGCCGCCGAAGAGGCCGCGCGCATCCTGACCTATCTGGGGGCCGAGGTGCGGTTCTTTCACCCCTCGGGGCTGCCGTTGGTGGATGACAGCGTGGACGCCAGCCACCCCAAGGTGCGCGAATTGCGTGACCTGGTGGCCTGGGCCGAAGGCATGGTCTGGTCCTCGCCGGAACGTCATGGCGCCATGACCGGGCTGATGAAAACCCAGATCGACTGGATTCCGCTGTCCGAGGGCGCGGTCCGACCGACCCAGGGCAAGACGCTGGCGGTGATGCAGGTGTCGGGCGGTTCGCAAAGCTTCAATGCCGTGAACCAGATGCGGGTGCTGGGCCGCTGGATGCGGATGCTGACCATCCCGAACCAGTCGTCTATCCCCAAGGCATACCAGGAGTTCGACGAAGCCGGGCGGATGCGGCCCTCGGCCCTATACGATCGCATTGTCGACGTGATGGAGGAATTGGTCAAGTTCACCCTGCTGACCCGCGACCGCAGCGATTATCTGGTTGACCGCTATTCCGAACGCAAGGAAAGCGCCCAGGCATTGATGCGGCGCGTCAGCCTCTCGGCCGCAACCTAG
- a CDS encoding S24 family peptidase: MTLDGSEYARVPLHDALLAAGAGCDNGAEQIIDHLAFRRDWLARVGVAASAARLARVQGDSMQPTIWPGDMILIDTRRTDPPLRKRDSHDQRRSPIYAMIDRGEARVKRIERPAPDLMMLLSDNPDYPPELRQGKDLKDLTIIGKVVWWGHTVRE, encoded by the coding sequence GTGACGCTTGACGGTTCGGAATATGCGCGGGTGCCGTTGCACGATGCGCTGCTGGCGGCGGGCGCGGGCTGCGACAACGGCGCCGAACAGATCATCGATCACCTGGCCTTTCGCCGCGACTGGCTGGCCCGCGTCGGGGTCGCCGCATCCGCCGCCCGTTTGGCGCGCGTCCAGGGCGACAGCATGCAGCCCACCATCTGGCCGGGCGACATGATCCTGATCGATACCAGGCGCACCGATCCGCCCCTGCGCAAGCGCGACAGCCACGATCAGCGCCGCTCGCCCATCTATGCGATGATTGACCGCGGCGAGGCCCGCGTGAAACGCATCGAACGCCCCGCGCCTGACCTGATGATGCTGCTGTCCGACAACCCAGACTACCCGCCCGAACTGCGCCAGGGCAAAGACCTCAAGGATCTCACCATCATCGGCAAGGTGGTCTGGTGGGGGCATACCGTAAGGGAGTGA
- a CDS encoding ABC transporter permease encodes MPRIIVALMLREMATTYGRSVGGYLWAVLEPVLGVALLSVIFSLALRSPGLGSNFPLFYATGFLPFAMFNDMTHKVAASIRFSRPFLAYPSVTFIDTIIARVLLNALTHATVIAIVFGGIYLLYRLPAPGDLSSVFESLLLVVLLATGVGTLNCYLMTAFPVWERIWNILTRPLFLMSGIFFLYGMMPPKAQDILWYNPLIHCVGLMRRGIYPTYEASYINAGYVVAVALTCLLIGLILLYRNHKQLLER; translated from the coding sequence CTGCCGCGGATCATCGTGGCGCTGATGTTGCGCGAGATGGCGACCACCTACGGCCGTTCGGTCGGGGGCTATCTGTGGGCGGTGCTGGAACCGGTTCTGGGCGTGGCGTTGTTGTCGGTGATCTTCAGCCTGGCGCTGCGCAGCCCGGGGCTGGGGTCCAACTTTCCGCTGTTCTACGCGACCGGCTTTCTGCCATTCGCCATGTTCAACGACATGACGCACAAGGTGGCGGCCTCGATCCGGTTTTCGCGGCCTTTCCTAGCCTATCCCAGCGTCACCTTCATCGACACCATTATCGCCCGCGTGCTGCTGAATGCGCTGACGCATGCCACGGTGATCGCCATCGTCTTTGGCGGCATCTATCTGCTGTATCGGCTGCCCGCTCCGGGCGATCTGTCATCGGTGTTTGAATCGCTGCTGCTGGTGGTGCTGCTGGCGACGGGCGTCGGCACGCTGAACTGCTATCTGATGACCGCCTTTCCCGTGTGGGAGCGGATCTGGAACATCCTGACCCGGCCGCTGTTCCTGATGTCGGGGATATTCTTCCTTTACGGGATGATGCCGCCCAAGGCGCAGGACATCCTGTGGTATAATCCGCTGATCCATTGCGTCGGCCTGATGCGGCGCGGCATCTATCCCACCTACGAGGCATCATATATCAACGCCGGTTACGTGGTTGCCGTTGCGCTGACCTGCCTGCTGATCGGGCTGATCCTGCTTTATCGAAATCACAAGCAGTTGCTGGAACGCTGA
- a CDS encoding MBL fold metallo-hydrolase, translated as MSESKLKQRVVRHSPSTGAGSPDVWGIYEPDTGSIQYICADPATKKAALIDVVWNLDPRNYRFSTGSMEQVLDLVRDNGLTVEWVLDTHPHADHVMASALLRERTGAPNAIGNKVHDIAALWAGLYNLPDTFDPARDFDHLFAEGETFRIGELEARVMLSPGHTLGSITYVCGDAAFVHDTLMQPDVGTSRADFPGGNTAQLWDSIQAILALPAQTRLFVGHDYGTDSRDEPQWEATVAQHRASNRHVKDGTRREDWIELRDKRDATLPLPDRILAALQVNLRGGRLPSPEGDGHSYLKIPVNKF; from the coding sequence ATGAGCGAATCGAAACTGAAGCAGCGCGTGGTGCGCCATTCGCCCTCGACCGGCGCGGGCAGCCCGGATGTCTGGGGTATCTACGAACCCGATACCGGCTCGATCCAGTATATCTGCGCCGATCCCGCGACGAAAAAGGCGGCCTTGATCGATGTGGTCTGGAACCTTGATCCGCGCAACTACCGTTTCTCGACCGGTAGCATGGAGCAGGTTCTGGACCTGGTGCGCGATAACGGGCTGACGGTGGAATGGGTTCTGGATACCCACCCCCACGCCGATCATGTCATGGCCTCGGCCCTGCTCAGGGAACGCACGGGCGCGCCCAATGCCATCGGCAACAAGGTGCATGACATCGCCGCGCTGTGGGCCGGGCTTTACAACCTGCCCGACACGTTCGATCCCGCGCGCGACTTCGACCACCTGTTTGCCGAGGGCGAGACCTTCCGCATCGGCGAGCTCGAGGCGCGGGTCATGCTGTCGCCGGGGCACACGCTGGGCTCGATCACCTATGTCTGCGGCGATGCGGCCTTTGTCCATGACACGCTGATGCAGCCCGATGTCGGCACCTCGCGCGCCGATTTTCCGGGCGGCAATACCGCGCAGCTGTGGGATTCGATCCAGGCGATCCTGGCCTTGCCGGCGCAGACGCGGTTGTTCGTCGGCCACGACTATGGCACCGACAGCCGCGATGAGCCGCAATGGGAGGCGACCGTCGCCCAGCATCGCGCCAGCAACCGGCATGTCAAGGACGGCACCCGGCGCGAGGACTGGATCGAGCTGCGCGACAAGCGTGATGCGACCCTGCCGCTGCCCGACCGCATCCTGGCCGCGCTGCAGGTCAACCTGCGCGGTGGGCGCTTGCCCAGCCCGGAAGGGGATGGTCACAGCTATCTGAAGATCCCCGTCAACAAGTTCTGA
- a CDS encoding ParB/RepB/Spo0J family partition protein: protein MAEPILIATKTALPPDGITAESRLRPVSEAGVQAILGSVAELGQIVTPLVVRQRRDKQGGGLVYELLDGAHRLEAARRLGLQSVPVRVFECTQDQARLLEIDGNLAGAELNALDTAVFLATRKAVYERLHPETRAGVAGALHKNCATEPSSVAAFATVTAEKFGMTERQVRKIVAAGSRLGPDEVARLRSAPRPVTLKDLQVIARIGNAAERYEVVALLSQGAARSAAEARQQWKIAQPGYEGPFPVDEATAAYNELTNRFSRAPMAAKRRFLEQCWPEMLRIMRDAAPLPGDEA, encoded by the coding sequence ATGGCTGAACCTATCCTGATCGCGACGAAAACCGCCTTGCCGCCCGACGGCATCACGGCCGAAAGCCGGCTGCGCCCGGTCAGCGAGGCCGGGGTTCAGGCGATCCTGGGCTCGGTGGCAGAGCTGGGCCAGATCGTCACCCCGCTGGTGGTGCGCCAGCGCCGCGACAAGCAGGGCGGGGGGCTGGTCTATGAGTTGCTGGACGGCGCGCATCGGCTGGAGGCGGCGCGGCGGCTGGGGCTGCAGAGCGTGCCGGTGCGGGTGTTCGAATGCACCCAGGATCAGGCGCGGCTGTTGGAGATCGACGGCAACCTGGCGGGGGCCGAGCTGAACGCGCTGGACACGGCGGTGTTCCTGGCCACCCGCAAGGCGGTCTATGAGCGGCTGCATCCAGAGACGCGGGCCGGCGTAGCAGGCGCTTTGCACAAAAATTGTGCAACGGAACCGAGTTCCGTTGCAGCCTTCGCAACGGTCACGGCGGAGAAGTTCGGGATGACCGAGCGGCAGGTGCGCAAGATCGTCGCCGCCGGGTCGCGGCTTGGCCCGGACGAGGTGGCGCGCCTGCGGTCGGCGCCGCGGCCGGTGACGCTGAAGGACTTGCAGGTGATCGCCCGCATCGGCAATGCCGCCGAGCGCTACGAGGTGGTGGCCCTGCTGTCGCAGGGGGCGGCCAGATCCGCCGCCGAGGCCCGCCAGCAATGGAAGATCGCCCAGCCCGGTTACGAGGGGCCGTTCCCGGTGGACGAGGCAACAGCCGCCTATAACGAGCTGACCAACCGCTTTTCCCGTGCGCCGATGGCCGCCAAGCGCCGGTTTCTGGAACAATGCTGGCCGGAGATGCTGCGCATCATGCGCGACGCGGCGCCATTGCCGGGGGATGAGGCATGA
- a CDS encoding YeeE/YedE family protein, with protein sequence MEMGIETAFTPWASLLGGVLIGLSAVMLMGLFGRIAGIAGITQGALGLPGAARDRDWRWAFMAGLVLAPLAVIGLGGTVAQSVPTNLGGMAVAGLLVGLGTALGSGCTSGHGVCGLARLSVRSLAAVVSFMAAGFVTVFVLRHVLGGL encoded by the coding sequence ATGGAAATGGGGATCGAGACCGCCTTCACGCCCTGGGCCTCGCTGTTGGGCGGGGTGCTGATCGGGCTGAGCGCGGTCATGCTGATGGGGCTGTTCGGCCGCATCGCCGGCATTGCCGGCATCACACAGGGCGCATTGGGTCTGCCCGGCGCTGCACGCGACCGCGATTGGCGCTGGGCGTTCATGGCCGGGCTGGTGCTGGCACCGCTGGCGGTGATCGGGCTGGGCGGCACGGTGGCGCAGTCCGTGCCGACGAACCTGGGCGGCATGGCGGTTGCCGGGCTGCTGGTGGGACTGGGCACGGCACTGGGATCGGGCTGCACCTCGGGTCACGGCGTCTGCGGCCTTGCGCGGCTGTCGGTGCGCTCGCTGGCTGCGGTGGTCAGCTTCATGGCGGCGGGCTTTGTCACCGTCTTTGTGTTGCGCCACGTTTTGGGGGGGCTGTAA
- the arsB gene encoding ACR3 family arsenite efflux transporter gives MSLFERWLSLWVGLSILGGLGLGNLMPGLFGALAALEYASVNLVVAVLIWAMVYPMMVAIDFGALKDVGRRPRGLVITLIVNWLIKPFTMAALAVLFLEHVFAGLIDPAKAPEYIAGLILLGAAPCTAMVFVWSQLTRGDPNYTLVQVSVNDLIMVVAFAPIVALLLGVTEISVPWRTLILSVLLYIVIPLIAGALTRRALIARGKAVEPFIARLKPVSMPGLLLTVVLLFGFQGQVIIAQPLLIALIAVPIVIQSYGIFALGYAWAWAWRLPHSVAAPCALIGTSNFFELAVAVAIGLFGLNSGAALATVVGVLVEVPVMLSLVALANRTRHHFSPQNVTAPAACVTRQKEPRRG, from the coding sequence ATGAGCCTTTTCGAGCGTTGGCTGAGCCTGTGGGTCGGGCTCAGCATCCTGGGCGGCCTTGGCCTGGGCAATCTGATGCCTGGGCTGTTCGGCGCGCTGGCGGCGCTGGAATATGCCTCGGTCAACCTGGTGGTGGCGGTGCTGATCTGGGCGATGGTCTATCCGATGATGGTCGCCATCGATTTCGGCGCGCTGAAGGACGTGGGCCGCCGCCCGCGCGGGCTGGTGATCACGCTGATCGTGAACTGGCTGATCAAGCCCTTTACCATGGCGGCGCTGGCCGTGCTGTTTCTGGAACATGTGTTCGCCGGGCTGATCGATCCGGCCAAGGCACCGGAATACATCGCCGGGCTGATCCTGCTGGGGGCCGCGCCCTGCACAGCCATGGTCTTTGTCTGGTCGCAACTCACACGCGGCGATCCCAATTATACCCTGGTGCAGGTATCGGTGAATGACCTGATCATGGTGGTGGCCTTTGCCCCCATCGTCGCGCTGTTGCTGGGGGTGACCGAGATTTCCGTGCCCTGGCGCACACTGATCCTGTCGGTGCTGCTGTATATCGTCATTCCGCTGATCGCCGGCGCATTGACCCGGCGGGCGCTGATCGCCCGGGGGAAGGCGGTCGAGCCCTTCATCGCCCGGCTCAAGCCGGTCTCGATGCCGGGGTTGCTGTTGACGGTCGTGCTGCTGTTCGGTTTTCAGGGACAGGTCATCATCGCCCAGCCGCTGCTGATCGCGCTGATCGCGGTGCCGATCGTGATCCAGTCCTACGGCATCTTTGCGCTGGGCTATGCCTGGGCCTGGGCCTGGCGGCTGCCGCACAGCGTGGCGGCGCCCTGCGCGCTGATCGGAACCTCGAACTTCTTTGAACTGGCAGTGGCGGTGGCCATCGGTCTGTTCGGGCTGAACTCGGGCGCGGCCCTTGCCACCGTGGTCGGCGTCCTGGTCGAGGTGCCGGTGATGCTGTCGCTGGTGGCGCTGGCCAATCGCACCCGCCACCACTTTTCGCCGCAGAACGTCACCGCCCCTGCCGCCTGCGTCACCCGACAGAAGGAGCCCCGCCGTGGATGA
- a CDS encoding SulP family inorganic anion transporter, protein MNRLARYLPILHWGRSYDRHALVNDGVAAVIVTIMLIPQSLAYAMLAGLPPVIGLYASILPLVVYALFGSSRTLSVGPVAVVSLLTATAASSVATPGSSEYIAAALTLAFLSGLILVAMGIFRLGFVANLLSHPVISGFITASSLLIATGQLKYILGVKASGDTLIEMLRALAGQLGAIHWPTVVIGVLATAFLFWARKSLRPTLVRLGVPAGAAALLARTGPVLVVVASITAVVSLGLDKAGVAVVGAVPQGLPPLSLPDFAPAQWLVLLPAAFLIALIGFVESVSVAQTLAAKRRQSISPDQELIGLGMANLAAAFSSGYPVTGGFARSVVNFDAGAQTPAAGALTAIGIAMASLFLTPLLYFLPIAVLAATIIVAVLSLADFGALARTWKYSRADFSALAVTLVATLAIGVETGIIAGVIVSILLHLWSISRPHVAVIGQVPGTQHFRNVLRHQVICVPEVLGLRIDESLFFANARAIETIIQNEVATRPQLRHVVLNCAAVNSIDASALESLELVMHRLSDAGIALHLSEVKGPVMDRLQRSDFLHHLTGRVFLSHYQAVETLAPHGLAAA, encoded by the coding sequence ATGAACCGTCTGGCGCGTTACCTGCCGATCCTGCATTGGGGTCGCAGCTACGACCGGCACGCCCTTGTCAATGACGGCGTGGCGGCGGTGATTGTCACCATCATGCTGATCCCGCAATCGCTGGCCTATGCCATGCTGGCGGGGCTGCCGCCGGTAATCGGGCTTTATGCCTCGATCCTGCCGCTGGTGGTCTATGCGCTGTTCGGCAGCAGCCGGACGCTGTCGGTGGGGCCGGTCGCGGTGGTGTCGCTGTTGACGGCAACCGCGGCCAGCAGCGTGGCGACGCCGGGCAGCAGCGAATATATCGCAGCCGCGCTGACGCTGGCGTTCCTGTCGGGGCTGATCCTGGTCGCAATGGGCATCTTCCGCCTGGGCTTCGTGGCCAACCTGCTGTCGCATCCGGTCATTTCCGGCTTCATCACCGCCTCCAGCCTGCTGATCGCCACCGGCCAGTTGAAATACATCCTGGGCGTCAAGGCCAGCGGCGACACGCTGATCGAGATGCTGCGCGCGCTGGCCGGGCAGCTGGGCGCCATTCACTGGCCAACGGTGGTGATCGGTGTGCTGGCGACGGCTTTCCTGTTCTGGGCGCGCAAGTCGTTGCGCCCGACGCTTGTGCGACTGGGCGTGCCGGCGGGGGCGGCGGCGCTGCTGGCGCGGACCGGACCGGTGCTGGTGGTGGTGGCCTCGATCACGGCGGTGGTGAGCCTTGGGCTGGACAAGGCCGGTGTGGCCGTGGTCGGCGCGGTGCCGCAGGGGCTGCCGCCGCTGTCGCTGCCCGATTTTGCACCCGCGCAATGGCTGGTGCTGTTGCCTGCCGCCTTTCTGATCGCGCTGATCGGTTTTGTCGAATCGGTGTCCGTTGCCCAGACCCTGGCCGCGAAACGGCGCCAGTCGATCAGCCCGGACCAGGAGTTGATCGGACTTGGCATGGCCAATCTGGCGGCGGCGTTTTCGTCGGGCTATCCGGTGACGGGTGGGTTTGCGCGCTCGGTGGTCAATTTCGATGCCGGCGCCCAGACACCGGCCGCGGGCGCGCTGACCGCCATCGGCATCGCCATGGCATCGCTGTTCCTGACGCCGCTGCTGTATTTCCTGCCCATCGCGGTGCTTGCGGCCACCATCATCGTGGCGGTGCTGAGCCTTGCCGACTTCGGTGCCCTGGCGCGCACATGGAAATATTCGCGGGCCGATTTCTCGGCGCTGGCGGTGACGCTGGTGGCCACCCTTGCCATCGGCGTCGAGACCGGGATCATCGCCGGCGTCATCGTTTCGATCCTGCTGCACTTGTGGAGCATCTCGCGCCCGCATGTCGCGGTGATCGGCCAGGTGCCCGGCACGCAGCATTTCCGCAACGTCCTGCGCCACCAGGTCATCTGTGTGCCCGAGGTGCTGGGCCTGCGCATCGACGAAAGCCTGTTCTTTGCCAATGCCCGCGCGATCGAGACGATCATCCAGAACGAGGTCGCCACGCGGCCGCAGCTGCGCCACGTGGTGCTGAACTGTGCTGCGGTAAACAGCATCGACGCCAGCGCCCTGGAAAGTCTGGAGCTGGTCATGCATCGCCTGTCGGATGCCGGCATCGCGCTGCACCTTTCCGAGGTCAAGGGGCCGGTGATGGACCGCCTGCAACGCAGCGATTTCCTGCATCACCTGACCGGGCGAGTGTTCCTGTCGCATTATCAGGCGGTGGAAACGCTGGCGCCGCACGGGCTGGCCGCAGCCTAG
- a CDS encoding thermonuclease family protein — MITSCVAAICITGAVAIDGDTLRLNSPGKSFRLRLWGIDAPELKAPLGIDAREALARLVDNKTVSCDLMDVDRYGRPVVRCGTATTPDIACELGLDRTARDFPRYSAGYYASCAPAQK; from the coding sequence ATGATTACATCCTGCGTCGCTGCCATCTGCATCACCGGGGCCGTCGCGATCGACGGCGACACGCTGCGCCTGAACAGCCCTGGGAAAAGCTTTCGGCTCCGCCTGTGGGGCATCGACGCGCCTGAACTGAAAGCACCGTTGGGTATCGATGCCCGCGAAGCACTTGCTCGCCTCGTCGATAATAAAACGGTCTCTTGCGATCTGATGGACGTCGACAGATATGGCCGCCCTGTGGTGCGCTGCGGCACTGCGACGACACCTGACATCGCCTGCGAGCTGGGGCTAGACCGGACGGCAAGGGACTTTCCCCGATACAGTGCCGGATATTATGCCAGTTGTGCTCCAGCACAAAAATAG
- a CDS encoding gamma-glutamylcyclotransferase: MTKTARKLSLTSDHVARIHRHVPDTGPTPGVAQQTDADYAWWVEKMLASHPAPDRPTQLFAYGSLIWKPEIEHRAEQVGVARGWHRAFCLRQQRFRGTPDCPGLMMALDRGGQCRGVLYELPRDDLGSQLDRLFRREFTIKPINSMPRWIQVQTEAGLVGALAFVMNRASPHYAGRLPAEEVARTLARACGHWGSGAEYLLNTVTHLEERGIHDRGLWRLQQLVAQQIDAQPG; encoded by the coding sequence ATGACCAAAACTGCAAGAAAACTGTCGCTGACGTCCGATCATGTCGCGCGCATCCATCGGCATGTGCCCGACACCGGCCCGACCCCAGGGGTGGCGCAGCAAACCGACGCCGATTATGCTTGGTGGGTGGAAAAGATGCTGGCCAGCCACCCGGCGCCGGATCGTCCGACGCAGCTTTTTGCCTATGGCTCGCTGATCTGGAAACCTGAAATCGAACACCGCGCCGAACAGGTCGGGGTGGCGCGGGGCTGGCATCGCGCCTTCTGCCTGCGCCAGCAGCGCTTTCGCGGCACCCCCGACTGTCCTGGGCTGATGATGGCACTGGATCGCGGCGGACAGTGCCGGGGGGTGTTGTATGAATTGCCCCGCGACGACCTGGGCTCTCAGCTCGACCGGCTGTTCCGTCGCGAATTCACCATAAAGCCGATCAACAGCATGCCGCGATGGATCCAGGTGCAGACCGAGGCCGGGCTGGTGGGGGCGCTGGCCTTCGTGATGAACCGTGCCTCGCCCCATTATGCCGGGCGCCTGCCGGCGGAGGAGGTGGCGCGCACGCTGGCCCGCGCCTGCGGTCATTGGGGCAGCGGCGCCGAATACCTGCTGAACACCGTCACCCATCTTGAGGAACGCGGTATTCACGACCGCGGTCTGTGGCGTCTGCAACAGTTGGTGGCGCAGCAGATCGACGCGCAGCCCGGCTAG
- a CDS encoding ArsR/SmtB family transcription factor — protein MESDELLCNLAKALAHPARLRILRLLQATPGCIGGDIVGAVGLAQSTVSEHLRILKAADLIRGDIDGPRVCYALNPDAVLPLSRFLAGLTPPPAGPCCQPLGGETP, from the coding sequence ATGGAATCGGACGAATTGCTTTGCAATCTGGCCAAGGCACTGGCCCACCCGGCACGGTTGCGCATCCTGCGGCTGCTGCAGGCGACGCCGGGATGCATCGGCGGCGATATCGTGGGCGCAGTGGGTCTGGCGCAATCGACGGTGTCGGAACATCTGCGCATCCTGAAGGCCGCCGACCTGATCCGGGGCGACATCGACGGGCCCCGCGTGTGCTATGCGCTGAACCCCGACGCCGTGCTGCCGCTGTCACGGTTTCTGGCCGGACTGACCCCGCCGCCGGCTGGGCCATGCTGCCAGCCTCTTGGCGGAGAAACGCCATGA
- a CDS encoding DUF6691 family protein, whose translation MRIFWGFAAGLVFGLGLVVSGMANPAKVLNFLDLAGSWDPSLIFVMGGAMLTTFIGYRLVWRRPAPVLENSFDIPKSRTIDRPLLLGSVLFGIGWGIGGFCPGPAWTALPLLAPGTLIFVPAMLAGLWLGARIKAGGYLNGKGATS comes from the coding sequence ATGCGTATTTTCTGGGGATTTGCAGCGGGTCTGGTATTCGGGCTGGGGCTGGTTGTCTCGGGAATGGCGAACCCGGCCAAGGTTCTGAATTTCCTGGACCTTGCGGGTAGCTGGGATCCCAGCCTGATCTTCGTGATGGGCGGGGCGATGCTGACGACCTTTATCGGCTATCGCCTGGTCTGGCGCCGCCCGGCGCCGGTGCTGGAAAACAGCTTCGACATCCCGAAATCGCGGACCATCGACCGGCCGCTGCTGCTGGGATCGGTTCTGTTCGGCATCGGCTGGGGTATCGGCGGCTTTTGTCCCGGCCCGGCGTGGACGGCGCTGCCCTTGCTGGCGCCCGGCACCCTGATCTTTGTTCCCGCGATGCTGGCGGGTCTGTGGCTGGGCGCCCGGATCAAGGCAGGCGGATATCTGAATGGCAAAGGAGCAACGTCATGA